Proteins found in one Sulfurovum xiamenensis genomic segment:
- a CDS encoding CTP synthase, with the protein MSENKTKYIFVTGGVLSSLGKGITAASIGTLLKHTGQRVGVLKLDPYINVDPGTMSPLEHGEVFVTKDGAETDLDLGHYERFLDTSLTQNNNFTTGLVYKTVIENERKGKYLGKTIQVVPHIVNEIKDRIVKAGENKDILIVELGGTTGDIEGLPFLETIRQMKHEFGKTQVMNIHVTLLPYIKAAGELKTKPTQHSVQELRRIGIAPHMLVLRAEVPVSTEIKRKIAYSCDVDEDSVIVAADAPTIYQVPLNFLDQDILTPICKQLDLHDCQPNMDKWRDLVHKIIMPSDSMKIAFVGKYLDLKESYKSLTEALIHAGAHLDTKVEIKWVDSEKVEDDGAQKYLSDCDGILVAGGFGGRGVEGKIQAIQYARENKIPFLGICLGMQLAMVEFARNVLGINDATSVEFDENTPNPIIYLIDEFIDASGSKQVRTTTSPMGGTMRLGEYECETKEGSNLRAAYGSKVIYERHRHRYEANPKYREALEAKGMEITGESDGLIEAVEVKDHPWFLGVQFHPEFTSRLQNANPSILAFVNAALQHKK; encoded by the coding sequence ATGAGTGAAAATAAAACAAAATATATTTTTGTTACAGGTGGTGTACTTTCATCTTTAGGAAAAGGTATTACTGCTGCAAGTATAGGAACATTATTAAAACATACAGGACAACGTGTAGGCGTACTAAAACTCGATCCCTATATCAATGTTGACCCTGGTACTATGTCTCCTTTGGAACATGGTGAGGTTTTTGTTACCAAAGATGGTGCAGAAACAGACCTTGATCTTGGTCATTATGAAAGATTTTTAGATACTTCATTGACACAAAACAATAACTTTACCACAGGTCTTGTTTACAAAACGGTTATTGAAAATGAACGTAAAGGAAAATATCTTGGAAAAACGATCCAAGTGGTTCCTCATATTGTAAACGAAATTAAAGATCGTATCGTTAAAGCAGGCGAAAATAAAGATATTCTCATTGTTGAACTGGGTGGTACAACAGGTGATATCGAAGGTTTACCGTTTTTAGAAACGATCAGACAAATGAAACATGAATTTGGTAAAACGCAGGTGATGAATATACACGTCACGCTTTTACCTTATATCAAAGCTGCAGGAGAGCTTAAAACCAAGCCGACACAGCATTCTGTACAGGAACTTAGACGCATAGGAATTGCACCGCATATGTTGGTACTCCGTGCTGAAGTGCCAGTTTCTACTGAAATTAAACGAAAAATAGCCTACTCTTGTGATGTAGATGAAGATTCTGTAATCGTTGCTGCTGATGCACCTACGATTTATCAAGTACCTTTAAACTTTTTAGATCAAGATATATTAACACCTATTTGTAAACAATTGGATCTACATGATTGCCAGCCTAACATGGATAAATGGAGAGATCTGGTACATAAGATCATTATGCCTAGTGACAGTATGAAAATTGCATTTGTAGGTAAATACCTGGATCTTAAAGAGTCTTATAAGTCTTTAACAGAAGCCCTTATTCATGCAGGTGCACATCTTGATACAAAAGTAGAGATCAAATGGGTGGACAGTGAGAAGGTTGAAGATGACGGTGCGCAAAAATATTTGAGTGACTGTGACGGTATTTTGGTTGCAGGTGGTTTTGGCGGACGTGGTGTAGAAGGTAAAATTCAGGCCATTCAATATGCAAGAGAAAATAAAATACCATTTTTAGGTATTTGCCTTGGTATGCAACTGGCAATGGTAGAATTTGCCAGAAATGTACTGGGTATAAACGATGCAACGTCTGTAGAATTTGATGAGAATACCCCAAATCCTATTATTTATCTTATCGATGAATTCATAGATGCGAGTGGTTCAAAACAGGTAAGAACTACGACATCTCCAATGGGTGGGACCATGCGTCTTGGTGAATATGAATGTGAAACAAAAGAGGGTTCAAATCTTAGAGCAGCTTATGGTTCTAAAGTGATTTATGAAAGACATAGACACCGGTATGAAGCAAACCCTAAATATAGAGAAGCGTTAGAGGCAAAGGGTATGGAAATTACAGGTGAATCTGACGGACTGATAGAAGCAGTAGAAGTAAAAGATCACCCATGGTTCTTAGGTGTACAGTTCCACCCGGAATTTACTTCTAGACTCCAAAATGCCAATCCATCGATCTTGGCTTTTGTCAATGCAGCACTTCAACATAAAAAATAG
- the dnaN gene encoding DNA polymerase III subunit beta translates to MKIRAQKQIIESILINLQPFLEKKDASQITSHILFSTQDNKCIIKATDSEIGLQIVTDNINIEAEGAFTAHGKKLLDIIRILKDDEITLELLDNTLIIKQKHSKFKLPTFDANSYPSFPNINDKPQISLDSLNLIQNLKKISPAIDTNNPKFELNGALINIKNDGTDLVGTDTRRLAIATIPGNNNEALSLIVPKKAILEIQKLFLDQIDIFFDETNLIISNENYYFYTRLINGKFPDYQRIIPATTKHQITLPKKEMVDAIKMITTISQEIKMTLLSDTIIFNSLSADNVEAKTELEINTGLNDKFELSFNSRYILDFISQVNKNEFTIEFNEPSLPFIVKDDNFITIIMPIVA, encoded by the coding sequence ATGAAGATAAGAGCACAAAAACAAATTATAGAATCTATACTCATTAATTTACAACCTTTTTTAGAGAAAAAAGATGCAAGTCAAATAACCTCACATATACTATTTTCAACACAAGACAATAAGTGTATTATTAAAGCCACCGATTCTGAAATAGGTTTACAAATTGTTACTGATAATATTAATATAGAAGCAGAAGGAGCATTTACTGCACACGGTAAAAAACTCCTGGATATTATACGTATACTTAAAGATGATGAAATTACCTTAGAACTTTTAGACAATACACTCATTATCAAACAAAAACATTCTAAATTTAAACTACCGACATTTGATGCTAACTCTTATCCATCATTCCCTAATATAAATGATAAACCTCAAATTTCTCTGGATTCTCTAAATTTGATTCAAAATCTTAAAAAGATCTCTCCTGCAATAGACACGAACAATCCAAAATTTGAACTCAATGGTGCTTTGATCAATATAAAAAATGACGGCACAGATCTAGTAGGTACCGATACTAGAAGATTGGCCATTGCAACCATACCAGGAAATAATAATGAAGCCCTCTCTTTAATTGTGCCTAAAAAAGCTATTTTGGAAATTCAAAAACTCTTTTTAGATCAAATCGATATCTTCTTTGATGAAACAAACCTTATTATTTCAAATGAAAACTATTATTTCTATACAAGATTGATCAATGGAAAATTCCCGGATTATCAACGTATCATCCCTGCTACAACAAAACATCAAATTACACTACCTAAAAAAGAAATGGTTGATGCTATAAAAATGATCACAACCATTTCACAAGAAATAAAAATGACACTTTTATCTGATACTATTATTTTTAACTCTTTGAGTGCAGATAATGTAGAAGCTAAAACAGAATTAGAGATCAATACAGGTCTCAATGATAAATTTGAACTCTCATTCAATAGTAGATATATCTTAGATTTTATTTCACAAGTCAATAAGAATGAATTTACTATTGAATTCAATGAACCTTCACTGCCGTTTATTGTTAAAGACGATAATTTTATTACAATCATCATGCCAATCGTAGCATAA
- the dnaA gene encoding chromosomal replication initiator protein DnaA has translation MNIGQKVLFELKKEITEVEYERYIKNLTYDTKRSRSNIAYFNAPNMIIAKWIKSKYTDKLMHLFELQNEVKPEIEITVGKQKDQRSTPVTKHTSEKSHSKSTYLNPSLTFESFIVGDSNQFAYTTAKSVAEKPGKLYNPLFLYGGVGLGKTHLLQAIGNYHIDLGKTVIYTTLEQFMNSFTSHLRSQTMDRFREKFRECDLLLIDDIQFLSRKEQTQEEFFHTFNELYNNNKQIVITSDRQPNKIAGLVDRLRTRFEMGLLADIQPPGLETKIAIIQKKCELDGISLDNEIVNYIATHMGDNIREIEGTIIKLNALSSMLNQEITLDFAQNAIKDQLKEKKENITIDEIVKIISKELNIKPSDMKSKKRTKNVVNARRIAIYLARNLTPNSMPQIAVYFGMKDHTAISHAMKKINELIESDENFKVILEELSNKVNTHTQSNDI, from the coding sequence ATGAATATAGGACAAAAAGTACTTTTTGAACTGAAAAAAGAGATCACTGAAGTAGAATATGAACGATATATTAAAAACCTTACTTATGATACCAAACGTTCCCGAAGTAATATTGCCTATTTTAATGCGCCTAATATGATCATTGCAAAATGGATCAAAAGTAAATATACTGATAAGCTCATGCATCTTTTTGAACTGCAGAACGAAGTCAAACCGGAAATAGAAATCACCGTAGGCAAACAAAAAGACCAACGTTCAACACCAGTTACAAAACATACAAGTGAAAAAAGTCATTCGAAAAGTACCTATCTCAACCCCTCTTTGACCTTCGAAAGTTTTATTGTAGGGGACTCTAACCAATTTGCCTATACCACAGCAAAATCCGTAGCAGAAAAACCTGGTAAACTTTATAACCCTCTTTTTCTTTATGGTGGTGTAGGGCTGGGGAAGACACATCTTCTTCAAGCCATAGGTAATTATCATATAGATCTGGGAAAAACTGTTATCTATACAACATTAGAACAATTCATGAACTCTTTCACTTCACATCTACGTTCCCAGACCATGGATAGATTTAGAGAAAAGTTTAGAGAGTGTGATCTACTTTTGATAGATGATATACAATTTCTAAGCAGAAAAGAACAGACACAAGAAGAATTTTTTCACACGTTTAATGAACTCTATAACAATAATAAACAAATTGTCATAACTTCAGACAGACAACCCAATAAGATCGCCGGACTTGTCGATAGACTAAGAACCCGTTTTGAAATGGGACTCCTTGCAGATATACAACCACCTGGACTGGAGACTAAAATTGCCATCATACAAAAAAAATGTGAACTTGACGGTATATCACTGGATAATGAAATCGTCAATTACATCGCTACGCACATGGGTGACAATATACGTGAAATCGAAGGAACCATCATCAAACTGAACGCATTGTCTTCCATGCTTAACCAGGAGATCACTCTTGATTTTGCACAAAATGCCATCAAAGACCAGCTTAAAGAGAAAAAAGAGAACATTACCATAGATGAAATAGTAAAAATTATTTCAAAAGAACTCAATATCAAACCTTCAGATATGAAATCTAAAAAACGTACCAAAAATGTGGTAAATGCAAGAAGAATTGCGATCTATTTAGCTAGAAACCTGACCCCTAATTCTATGCCTCAAATAGCCGTATATTTTGGTATGAAGGACCATACAGCCATTTCACATGCTATGAAAAAAATCAATGAACTTATAGAGAGTGATGAAAATTTTAAAGTAATTTTAGAAGAACTCTCCAACAAAGTAAATACCCATACACAAAGTAATGACATATAA
- the ruvC gene encoding crossover junction endodeoxyribonuclease RuvC, protein MNILGIDPGSRNLGYCIIFWDGKKFSLVEAGLLKIKAKELQEQIIELVEGIDVILKAHKVDEVAIEDIFFAYNPKSVLKLAQFRGALSLKILQEIGYFYEYTPLQVKKAVTGNGKADKEQVAFMVKRLFGIKKEIKPLDITDAMAIALTHLQRVKLRKKSS, encoded by the coding sequence ATGAATATTTTAGGAATAGACCCCGGAAGCCGTAATTTAGGGTACTGTATCATATTTTGGGATGGAAAAAAGTTTTCACTGGTTGAAGCAGGTTTACTTAAAATCAAAGCAAAAGAGTTACAAGAGCAGATCATTGAGCTTGTAGAAGGCATTGACGTCATTTTAAAGGCACATAAAGTAGATGAAGTGGCCATAGAAGATATCTTTTTTGCCTATAATCCCAAGTCTGTTTTAAAGCTTGCACAATTCAGGGGAGCACTTTCATTAAAAATACTCCAGGAGATAGGTTATTTCTATGAATATACGCCATTACAGGTCAAAAAAGCAGTCACTGGAAATGGAAAAGCTGATAAAGAACAAGTCGCTTTTATGGTAAAAAGACTTTTTGGCATTAAAAAGGAGATCAAACCCTTGGATATTACAGATGCAATGGCTATTGCATTGACACATCTGCAAAGGGTAAAACTACGAAAAAAATCTAGTTAG
- a CDS encoding L,D-transpeptidase family protein — protein sequence MRFLTLLIFLLFTLNPLHGEILSMENITTHIQKGVQTRIAGQNRPIIQEIYTQTGNKPLWIGNKNRIKTSHLIQALNDPLFNYKNKSFDQRSIKHLFYQLDNGEISQVKQTSAYAKLDLVLTSSFVRLVRFIVQGDVDWNLVQKKLNTLEQSDDITARWEMEPKAFPDLNGLISAIENDTIYEYLTSLLPMEKRYRKLVKLLNDYRVMDKFPKIKYSNETLKLGDSSSRVEEIKRRLQITGDYPKNAPIDSKFDETLKRAVMTYQKRYLIKVTGMVDRTTTYYLNLPAKSNIQAIITNLDKTKLYPKQFEDEHIEVNIPDFNLRYYKDQKKVMKKGIVVGRIDRPTPLFSNAISYMVLNPTWTIPDNLIKRDLIPVLRDNPMYLEENNMHVFQGNKEINITQEMLDPYEKSEKPVPYRIVQFPGETNALGRVKFMFPNKYAVYLHDTDNKSLLSRRYKIYSSGCMRVEKPFDLVDMLLEHTWKNYSQNKIDEILASNEPTTIYLKKQIPVHILYFTVYEENGLAYFKNDIYLYDKIIEESVEGNKKSTFTIPEKRMISVKKNAQPLSN from the coding sequence TTGCGTTTTTTAACACTACTGATATTTTTGCTATTTACACTCAATCCTCTTCATGGGGAGATACTTTCAATGGAGAACATCACCACACATATCCAAAAAGGTGTTCAAACACGTATCGCTGGTCAAAACAGACCTATCATTCAAGAGATTTATACCCAAACTGGCAATAAGCCTTTATGGATAGGAAATAAAAACAGAATAAAAACAAGTCACCTGATACAGGCGCTCAATGACCCTCTTTTTAACTATAAAAATAAATCGTTTGATCAAAGATCCATCAAACATCTCTTTTACCAGCTTGACAATGGAGAGATCAGCCAGGTAAAACAAACCTCTGCCTATGCAAAACTTGACCTTGTATTGACCAGCTCATTCGTACGTTTAGTAAGATTTATCGTTCAGGGTGATGTAGACTGGAACCTTGTACAGAAAAAACTGAACACCCTTGAACAAAGTGATGATATTACTGCTAGATGGGAAATGGAACCTAAAGCATTTCCAGATCTTAACGGACTGATCTCTGCTATAGAGAATGACACTATCTATGAGTATCTAACTTCTCTTCTTCCTATGGAAAAACGATACAGAAAACTTGTCAAACTTCTTAATGATTATCGTGTGATGGATAAATTTCCAAAGATAAAATATAGTAATGAAACGTTGAAACTGGGTGATAGTTCCAGTCGTGTCGAAGAGATAAAGAGACGATTGCAGATCACTGGTGATTATCCTAAAAATGCACCTATTGACAGTAAATTTGATGAAACACTTAAAAGAGCAGTCATGACCTACCAAAAGCGTTACCTGATCAAAGTAACAGGCATGGTGGACAGAACAACAACCTACTATCTTAATCTTCCTGCAAAAAGTAATATACAGGCCATCATTACAAATCTGGATAAAACAAAACTCTATCCAAAACAATTTGAAGATGAACATATTGAAGTGAATATACCCGATTTTAATCTTCGGTATTATAAAGATCAAAAGAAGGTCATGAAAAAAGGTATTGTCGTAGGACGTATAGACAGACCGACACCGCTTTTCTCCAATGCGATAAGCTATATGGTACTCAATCCGACATGGACCATACCTGATAATCTTATCAAAAGAGATCTGATCCCTGTACTGAGAGATAACCCTATGTATCTCGAAGAGAATAATATGCATGTATTTCAAGGGAATAAAGAAATAAATATCACCCAAGAGATGCTGGATCCCTATGAAAAGAGTGAAAAACCTGTGCCTTACCGTATTGTGCAGTTTCCAGGTGAAACAAATGCACTTGGACGCGTAAAATTCATGTTCCCAAATAAATATGCCGTCTATCTACATGATACAGACAATAAATCATTGCTATCCCGTCGTTATAAGATCTATAGTTCCGGTTGTATGCGTGTAGAAAAACCTTTTGATCTTGTAGATATGCTGCTTGAACATACATGGAAAAACTATTCTCAAAACAAAATTGATGAAATACTCGCAAGTAATGAGCCTACAACTATCTATCTGAAAAAACAGATCCCTGTGCATATCCTATACTTTACTGTCTACGAAGAGAATGGATTGGCCTATTTCAAAAATGATATCTATTTGTATGATAAGATCATTGAAGAGTCCGTAGAAGGGAACAAAAAGTCTACATTTACCATACCTGAAAAACGTATGATATCTGTAAAGAAAAATGCACAACCGCTTTCTAACTAG
- a CDS encoding porin family protein, with amino-acid sequence MKKFNLSLVALLAMSTFATAGGDIAPVEPVVETPMVEESTGSFYAGLGYSYMNLDPDNSDEANGDAVLLLAGYNFNQYIGVEGRYSGLTDCLENTAIYLKPMYPMGGITLYGLLGYGQVDYDGGQNLSESGFQWGLGASYEVVKNIDVFVDYTNLYDDTGFDGALPNQDVLADSINIGFTYKF; translated from the coding sequence ATGAAAAAATTCAATCTTTCATTAGTAGCGTTGTTGGCAATGAGTACATTCGCAACGGCGGGTGGAGATATTGCACCGGTTGAGCCAGTAGTAGAAACTCCAATGGTAGAAGAATCTACAGGCTCATTTTATGCAGGTTTAGGTTATTCCTATATGAACTTGGATCCTGACAATAGTGATGAAGCAAATGGTGACGCAGTACTTTTACTGGCAGGGTACAACTTTAACCAATATATTGGTGTGGAAGGTAGATATAGCGGACTTACCGATTGTCTTGAGAATACAGCTATCTATCTTAAACCTATGTATCCAATGGGTGGTATTACACTTTACGGATTGCTTGGGTACGGGCAGGTAGACTATGATGGCGGACAAAACTTGTCTGAATCAGGTTTTCAGTGGGGACTTGGTGCCAGCTATGAAGTGGTTAAGAATATAGATGTATTCGTGGACTACACAAATCTCTATGATGATACAGGATTTGATGGTGCATTACCAAACCAAGATGTTCTAGCTGATTCTATCAATATAGGATTTACCTATAAATTCTAA
- a CDS encoding FAD-dependent thymidylate synthase, producing METMEMYHIAYEKPKVTLLQQSGLGVAEIAARTCYDSFENSENSCVKNAMDHLDTNAINNIDDSDLLSSLAWVHHHHSIIEHATLSYLIQGTSRGVLQEHARHRLQAISVRSTRYTMSSVINAFVASLEAEDGFEFFFETLLTLNLFVITDKEYLHIEIRAIYDKLHFQYQRDSDFINNAVAKSSIPFIEENRGNAATLFKALENGKKKRNVGDGFKHIVSDNWKVDMVVTFNIRSLKNYFDLRDSGAAWFQIQWLAEAMKAVTPVKYLKLIDKNYKDK from the coding sequence ATGGAAACAATGGAAATGTATCACATAGCGTATGAAAAACCTAAAGTTACGCTTTTACAACAATCTGGCCTTGGTGTTGCAGAGATCGCAGCAAGAACATGTTATGACAGTTTCGAAAACAGTGAAAATTCATGTGTAAAAAATGCAATGGATCATTTGGATACGAATGCCATCAATAACATCGATGATTCAGATCTTCTTTCAAGTCTTGCATGGGTACATCACCATCACTCCATCATCGAACATGCGACTTTGAGTTATTTGATACAGGGAACTTCACGAGGTGTGCTGCAGGAGCATGCAAGACACAGACTCCAAGCCATTTCTGTAAGAAGTACACGCTACACCATGTCAAGCGTTATCAATGCTTTTGTAGCTTCACTTGAGGCAGAGGACGGTTTTGAATTCTTTTTTGAAACACTTCTCACTTTAAACCTTTTCGTCATAACAGACAAAGAGTATCTGCACATCGAGATCAGAGCGATCTATGACAAATTACATTTTCAATATCAAAGAGACAGTGATTTCATAAACAATGCTGTGGCAAAATCTTCTATACCTTTTATAGAAGAGAACAGAGGCAATGCCGCCACACTCTTTAAAGCATTGGAAAACGGAAAGAAAAAAAGAAACGTGGGAGATGGCTTTAAACACATTGTCTCAGATAACTGGAAAGTGGACATGGTGGTCACCTTTAATATCAGAAGTCTTAAAAACTATTTTGACCTCAGGGATTCCGGTGCAGCTTGGTTCCAGATACAATGGCTGGCTGAAGCGATGAAAGCAGTCACCCCTGTAAAATATCTAAAACTCATCGATAAAAACTATAAAGACAAATAA
- a CDS encoding deoxyguanosinetriphosphate triphosphohydrolase, producing MRPDERFFSFEKDFRDPFARDRDRVLHCSSFRRLEYKTQVFLNHEGDYFRTRLTHSLEVSQIARTLSRMLDLNETLAEVIALSHDLGHTPFGHVGGDELDKLLKADGRPLGFEHNFQSFRVLTKLEKRYKEFDGLNLTFATLEGVLKHSYPYKKPFLEGLDPHFDLEKHPSLEAMVVDHADEIAYTSHDIDDGIKYGLISFDDLLKDALCLRVDEVVQKEGVTREEKLYRHRFVAGLIKLLVEDFIETSKEGAKQYRQETPICVTIDAQEELPVGFSKETGTQLKKLKKLLYQKLYKHQKIVRKMHAGKQCIQGLYKAFTEDTDLLPPYQKELFDVRIKERVIADYIAAMTDRYAMKTYHEVYGFSL from the coding sequence GTGAGACCCGATGAACGATTTTTTAGTTTCGAAAAAGATTTTAGAGACCCTTTTGCAAGAGACAGGGATAGAGTGCTGCATTGTAGTTCTTTCAGACGTTTAGAGTATAAAACACAGGTTTTTTTAAATCATGAAGGTGACTACTTTCGTACACGCTTGACCCATTCACTTGAGGTAAGCCAGATAGCCAGAACACTTTCACGTATGCTGGACCTTAATGAGACTCTTGCGGAAGTGATCGCACTTTCACATGATCTGGGACATACGCCGTTCGGGCATGTGGGCGGAGACGAGTTAGATAAACTTTTAAAGGCAGATGGCAGGCCATTAGGCTTTGAACACAATTTTCAGTCATTCAGGGTTTTGACCAAACTGGAAAAACGTTACAAAGAGTTTGACGGACTTAATCTTACATTTGCCACGCTAGAAGGGGTACTTAAGCATTCCTATCCCTATAAAAAACCTTTTTTGGAGGGACTGGACCCCCATTTTGATTTAGAAAAACACCCTTCTCTTGAAGCAATGGTAGTGGATCATGCAGATGAGATAGCCTACACATCACATGACATAGATGACGGTATCAAATACGGGCTCATTTCGTTTGATGACCTGTTAAAAGATGCGCTTTGTTTAAGGGTGGATGAAGTGGTACAAAAGGAGGGCGTTACAAGAGAAGAGAAACTCTATAGACACCGATTTGTAGCAGGACTTATTAAGCTGCTTGTAGAAGATTTTATAGAGACTTCAAAAGAGGGTGCAAAACAATATCGGCAAGAGACACCGATCTGTGTGACCATCGATGCGCAAGAGGAGTTACCTGTAGGATTTTCAAAAGAGACAGGAACACAGCTTAAAAAACTCAAAAAACTGCTATATCAGAAACTCTATAAACACCAAAAAATTGTACGAAAAATGCACGCAGGGAAACAGTGTATACAAGGACTCTATAAGGCATTCACAGAAGATACAGATCTGCTTCCTCCCTATCAAAAAGAACTTTTTGATGTACGTATTAAAGAGCGGGTTATTGCAGATTATATCGCAGCGATGACGGACCGTTATGCGATGAAAACCTACCATGAAGTATACGGATTTTCACTGTAG
- the typA gene encoding translational GTPase TypA has product MQKIKNIAVIAHVDHGKTTLVDQLLQQSGTYAAHQEVQERAMDSNDIEKERGITILSKNTAITYGDHKINIIDTPGHADFGGEVERVLKMVDGVLMLVDAQEGAMPQTKFVLKKAVELGLIPVVVINKIDKDGADPERVLDEMFDLLVALDANEEQLEFPVLYAAARDGYAKWEMEDENKDMTPLFEAILDKVPYPQGSPDNDTQAQVFTLDSDNFVGRIGITRIFNGKVKKGDEYLLVKADGSKSKSRVSKLIGFKGLDRIEIQEAEAGDIVAIAGFADIDVGDSICDPVNPVALDPMHVEEPTLSVIMSVNDGPLAGTEGKHVTSNKIRERLEKEMETNIAMRMEPTGEASFKVSGRGELQIGILAENMRREGFEFLLARPEVVVKEEEGVKMEPFEHLVVDVPEEFQGVAIEKLGKRKAEMTSLTPMPDGTVRIEFEIPARGLIGFRNEFLTDTKGEGIMNHSYLEYRPYSGTVVSRTPGALVSMDNGEAVAFSIFNLQARGVMFIKPQDKVYSGMVIGESARPGDLDVNPLKGKQLTNMRTSGADDAIKLVPPRPITLESAMEWIEDDELIEITPVSIRIRKKYLDENIRKRMARDKKNAK; this is encoded by the coding sequence ATGCAAAAGATTAAAAACATCGCGGTTATTGCGCACGTTGACCATGGTAAAACTACACTTGTAGATCAATTACTTCAACAATCAGGAACCTATGCTGCACACCAAGAGGTGCAAGAAAGAGCAATGGACTCTAATGATATCGAAAAAGAAAGAGGAATTACGATTCTTTCAAAAAACACGGCGATCACTTACGGTGACCATAAGATCAATATTATCGACACTCCGGGTCACGCTGATTTCGGTGGTGAAGTTGAGCGTGTACTTAAGATGGTAGATGGCGTATTGATGCTTGTGGATGCACAAGAAGGTGCAATGCCACAAACAAAATTCGTTTTGAAAAAAGCAGTTGAACTTGGACTTATTCCCGTTGTTGTGATCAACAAGATCGATAAAGACGGAGCAGACCCTGAAAGAGTACTTGACGAAATGTTCGACCTTCTTGTTGCACTTGATGCCAATGAAGAGCAACTTGAATTCCCTGTACTGTATGCAGCAGCCAGAGATGGGTATGCAAAATGGGAAATGGAAGATGAAAACAAAGATATGACACCACTTTTCGAAGCGATTTTAGATAAAGTACCATATCCGCAAGGCTCACCTGACAATGATACACAGGCTCAGGTATTTACCCTTGACTCAGACAACTTTGTTGGACGTATCGGTATTACACGTATCTTCAACGGTAAAGTGAAAAAAGGTGATGAGTATCTTCTTGTTAAAGCAGATGGTTCTAAATCAAAATCCAGAGTCTCTAAGCTTATCGGATTTAAAGGACTTGATCGTATCGAGATTCAAGAAGCTGAAGCAGGTGATATCGTAGCGATCGCAGGATTTGCTGACATTGATGTGGGTGATTCTATCTGTGATCCTGTAAATCCAGTAGCACTCGACCCTATGCACGTGGAAGAGCCGACACTTTCAGTTATTATGTCTGTCAATGATGGTCCTTTGGCAGGTACAGAAGGAAAACATGTTACGTCTAACAAGATCCGTGAAAGACTTGAAAAAGAGATGGAAACAAACATCGCTATGCGTATGGAGCCTACAGGTGAAGCATCATTCAAAGTATCAGGTCGTGGTGAACTACAGATCGGTATTTTGGCTGAAAATATGAGAAGAGAAGGATTTGAATTCCTTCTTGCACGTCCGGAAGTTGTTGTGAAAGAAGAAGAGGGTGTGAAAATGGAGCCATTTGAGCACTTGGTTGTCGATGTTCCTGAAGAGTTTCAGGGTGTTGCCATCGAAAAACTCGGTAAAAGAAAAGCAGAAATGACTTCACTTACCCCTATGCCAGATGGTACGGTAAGGATTGAGTTTGAGATCCCTGCACGTGGACTTATCGGATTTAGAAATGAATTTTTGACAGATACTAAGGGTGAAGGTATCATGAACCACTCTTACTTAGAGTACAGACCTTATTCTGGAACTGTTGTTAGTAGAACACCGGGTGCATTGGTTTCTATGGATAACGGTGAAGCCGTAGCCTTCTCTATCTTTAACCTTCAAGCACGTGGTGTGATGTTCATTAAACCGCAAGATAAAGTATACTCGGGTATGGTAATCGGTGAATCTGCAAGACCAGGAGATTTGGATGTGAACCCACTTAAAGGAAAGCAGCTTACAAATATGAGAACTTCGGGTGCTGATGATGCCATCAAGCTTGTACCACCAAGACCTATTACACTTGAAAGCGCAATGGAATGGATAGAAGATGATGAACTTATCGAAATTACTCCTGTCTCTATCAGAATCAGAAAGAAATATTTGGATGAGAATATCCGAAAGAGAATGGCAAGAGACAAAAAGAACGCAAAATAG